The Equus quagga isolate Etosha38 chromosome 12, UCLA_HA_Equagga_1.0, whole genome shotgun sequence genome includes a region encoding these proteins:
- the EPC1 gene encoding enhancer of polycomb homolog 1 isoform X2: MEHHLQRAISAQQVYGEKRDNMVIPVPEAESNIAYYESIYPGEFKMPKQLIHIQPFSLDAEQPDYDLDSEDEVFVNKLKKKMDICPLQFEEMIDRLEKGSGQQPVSLQEAKLLLKEDDELIREVYEYWIKKRKNCRGPSLIPSVKQEKRDGSSTNDPYVAFRRRTEKMQTRKNRKNDEASYEKMLKLRRDLSRAVTILEMIKRREKSKRELLHLTLEIMEKRYNLGDYNGEIMSEVMAQRQPMKPTYAIPIIPITNSSQFKHQEAMDVKEFKVNKQDKADLIRPKRKYEKKPKVSPSPAAAAQQTGPAALPVFTAKDVNQYDFPSSDEEPPSQVLSGSSEAEEENDPDGPFAFRRKAGCQYYAPHLDQTGNWPWTSPKDGGLGDVRYRYCLTTLTVPQRCIGFARRRVGRGGRVLLDRAHSDYDSVFHRLDLDMLSSPQHSPVNQFANTSETNTSDKSFSKDLSQILVNIKSCRWRHFRPRTSSLHDSDNDELSCRKLYRSINRTGTAQPGTQTCSTSTQSKSSSGSAHFAFTAEQYQQHQQQLALMQKQQLAQIQQQQANSNSSTNTSQGFISKTLDSASAQFAASALVTSEQLMGFKMKDDVVLGIGVNGVLPASGVYKGLHLSSTTPTALVHTSPSTAGSTLLQPSNMTQTSSSHSALSHQVTAANSATTQVLIGNNIRLTVPSSVATVNSIAPINARHLPRTLSAVPSSALKLAAAANCQVSKVPSSSSVDSVPRENHESEKPALNNIADNTVAMEVT; encoded by the exons gaACACCATCTTCAGCGGGCTATTTCAGCACAGCAGGTGTATGGCGAGAAGAGGGATAATATGGTTATACCAGTTCCAGAGGCAGAAAGTAATATTGCTTACTATGAGTCTATATATCCTGGGGAATTTAAGATGCCAAAGCAGCTCATTCACATACAGC CTTTTAGTTTGGATGCTGAACAGCCTGATTATGATTTGGATTCTGAAGATGAAGTATTtgtgaataaactgaaaaagaaaatggacatcTGCCCACTGCAATTTGAGGAGATGATTGACCGTCTAGAAAAAGGCAGTGGTCAGCAG CCAGTCAGTCTGCAGGAAGCCAAACTGCTGCTAAAAGAAGATGATGAATTAATTAGAGAAGTTTATGAATACtggattaaaaagagaaaaaactgtcGAGGGCCATCTCTCATCCCATCAGTAAAACAAGAGAAGCGAGATGGTTCTAGCACAAATGATCCTTATGTGGCTTTTAGAAGACGTACTGAAAAAATGCAGACTCGAAAA AATCGCAAAAATGATGAAGCATCTTATGAAAAAATGCTTAAGCTGCGTCGAGATCTAAGTCGGGCTGTTACTATTCTAGAGatgataaaaagaagagaaaagagtaaaagggAGCTATTGCACTTAACACTGGAAATTATGGAAAAGag gtaTAATTTGGGTGACTACAATGGAGAGATCATGTCTGAGGTTATGGCACAGAGACAGCCAATGAAACCTACTTATGCCATCCCCATCATCCCTATTACTAATAGCAGTCAATTTAAACATCAGGAAGCAATGGATGTGAAGGAGTTTAAAGTTAATAAG CAAGATAAAGCTGATCTTATCCGACCTAAACGTAAATATGAAAAGAAGCCCAAAGTCTCACCGtcgcctgctgctgctgctcagcaGACGGGTCCTGCTGCACTGCCCGTCTTTACTGCTAAAGACGTGAATCAGTACGACTTTCCCAGCTCAGACGAAGAGCCTCCTTCCCAG GTTTTGTCTGGCTCTTCGGAAGCTGAGGAAGAGAATGACCCCGATGGTCCTTTTGCTTTCCGTAGGAAAGCAGGCTGTCAGTACTATGCT CCTCACTTAGACCAAACTGGCAACTGGCCTTGGACTAGTCCTAAAGATGGAGGATTAGGGGATGTACGATATAGATACTGCTTAACTACCCTCACCGTACCCCAAAGGTGTATTGGATTTGCACGAAGACGGGTTGGGCGTGGGGGAAG GGTCTTACTGGACAGAGCTCACTCAGACTATGACAGTGTGTTTCACCGTCTGGATTTGGACATGCTTTCCTCACCACAACATTCTCCAGTCAATCAGTTTGCCAATACCTCAGAAACAAATACCTCGGACAAATCTTTCTCTAAAGACCTCAGTCAGATACTAGTCAATATCAAATCATGTAGATGGCGGCATTTTAGGCCTCGGACATCATCCCTACATGACAGTGACAATGATGAACTCTCCTGTAGAAAATTATATAGGAGTATAAATCGAACAGGAACAGCACAACCTGGGACCCAGACATGCAGTACCTCTACGCAAAGTAAAAGTAGCAGTGGTTCAGCACACTTTG CATTTACAGCCGAACAATACCAGCAACACCAACAGCAGCTGGCTCTAATGCAGAAACAGCAGCTTGCGCAAATTCAGCAACAGCAAGCAAATAGTAATTCCTCCACCAACACTTCACAG GGTTTTATTTCCAAGACTTTGGATTCTGCTAGTGCTCAATTTGCTGCTTCTGCTTTGGTGACGTCAGAACAACTGATGGGATTCAAGATGAAGGATGATGTGGTGCTTGGGATTGGGGTGAATGGTGTCCTTCCAGCCTCAG gaGTATACAAGGGCTTACACCTCAGTAGTACTACACCAACAGCACTTGTACATACAAGTCCATCAACGGCAGGTTCAACTTTGTTACAGCCTTCAAACATGACACAGACTTCAAGTTCCCACAGTGCACTGAGTCATCAagtaactgctgccaattctgcAACAACTCAGGTTCTGATTGGGAACAACATTCGATTAACTGTACCTTCATCAGTTGCCACTGTAAACTCTATTGCCCCCATAAATGCACGACATCTACCCAGGACTTTAAGTGCTGTTCCATCGTCTGCCTTAAAGCTGGCTGCCGCAGCAAACTGTCAAGTTTCCAAGGTTCCATCATCATCCTCTGTAGATTCAGTTCCAAG
- the EPC1 gene encoding enhancer of polycomb homolog 1 isoform X1 — protein sequence MEHHLQRAISAQQVYGEKRDNMVIPVPEAESNIAYYESIYPGEFKMPKQLIHIQPFSLDAEQPDYDLDSEDEVFVNKLKKKMDICPLQFEEMIDRLEKGSGQQPVSLQEAKLLLKEDDELIREVYEYWIKKRKNCRGPSLIPSVKQEKRDGSSTNDPYVAFRRRTEKMQTRKNRKNDEASYEKMLKLRRDLSRAVTILEMIKRREKSKRELLHLTLEIMEKRYNLGDYNGEIMSEVMAQRQPMKPTYAIPIIPITNSSQFKHQEAMDVKEFKVNKQDKADLIRPKRKYEKKPKVSPSPAAAAQQTGPAALPVFTAKDVNQYDFPSSDEEPPSQVLSGSSEAEEENDPDGPFAFRRKAGCQYYAPHLDQTGNWPWTSPKDGGLGDVRYRYCLTTLTVPQRCIGFARRRVGRGGRVLLDRAHSDYDSVFHRLDLDMLSSPQHSPVNQFANTSETNTSDKSFSKDLSQILVNIKSCRWRHFRPRTSSLHDSDNDELSCRKLYRSINRTGTAQPGTQTCSTSTQSKSSSGSAHFAFTAEQYQQHQQQLALMQKQQLAQIQQQQANSNSSTNTSQNLASNQQKSGFRLNLHHSHSIQGLERTLQGFISKTLDSASAQFAASALVTSEQLMGFKMKDDVVLGIGVNGVLPASGVYKGLHLSSTTPTALVHTSPSTAGSTLLQPSNMTQTSSSHSALSHQVTAANSATTQVLIGNNIRLTVPSSVATVNSIAPINARHLPRTLSAVPSSALKLAAAANCQVSKVPSSSSVDSVPRENHESEKPALNNIADNTVAMEVT from the exons gaACACCATCTTCAGCGGGCTATTTCAGCACAGCAGGTGTATGGCGAGAAGAGGGATAATATGGTTATACCAGTTCCAGAGGCAGAAAGTAATATTGCTTACTATGAGTCTATATATCCTGGGGAATTTAAGATGCCAAAGCAGCTCATTCACATACAGC CTTTTAGTTTGGATGCTGAACAGCCTGATTATGATTTGGATTCTGAAGATGAAGTATTtgtgaataaactgaaaaagaaaatggacatcTGCCCACTGCAATTTGAGGAGATGATTGACCGTCTAGAAAAAGGCAGTGGTCAGCAG CCAGTCAGTCTGCAGGAAGCCAAACTGCTGCTAAAAGAAGATGATGAATTAATTAGAGAAGTTTATGAATACtggattaaaaagagaaaaaactgtcGAGGGCCATCTCTCATCCCATCAGTAAAACAAGAGAAGCGAGATGGTTCTAGCACAAATGATCCTTATGTGGCTTTTAGAAGACGTACTGAAAAAATGCAGACTCGAAAA AATCGCAAAAATGATGAAGCATCTTATGAAAAAATGCTTAAGCTGCGTCGAGATCTAAGTCGGGCTGTTACTATTCTAGAGatgataaaaagaagagaaaagagtaaaagggAGCTATTGCACTTAACACTGGAAATTATGGAAAAGag gtaTAATTTGGGTGACTACAATGGAGAGATCATGTCTGAGGTTATGGCACAGAGACAGCCAATGAAACCTACTTATGCCATCCCCATCATCCCTATTACTAATAGCAGTCAATTTAAACATCAGGAAGCAATGGATGTGAAGGAGTTTAAAGTTAATAAG CAAGATAAAGCTGATCTTATCCGACCTAAACGTAAATATGAAAAGAAGCCCAAAGTCTCACCGtcgcctgctgctgctgctcagcaGACGGGTCCTGCTGCACTGCCCGTCTTTACTGCTAAAGACGTGAATCAGTACGACTTTCCCAGCTCAGACGAAGAGCCTCCTTCCCAG GTTTTGTCTGGCTCTTCGGAAGCTGAGGAAGAGAATGACCCCGATGGTCCTTTTGCTTTCCGTAGGAAAGCAGGCTGTCAGTACTATGCT CCTCACTTAGACCAAACTGGCAACTGGCCTTGGACTAGTCCTAAAGATGGAGGATTAGGGGATGTACGATATAGATACTGCTTAACTACCCTCACCGTACCCCAAAGGTGTATTGGATTTGCACGAAGACGGGTTGGGCGTGGGGGAAG GGTCTTACTGGACAGAGCTCACTCAGACTATGACAGTGTGTTTCACCGTCTGGATTTGGACATGCTTTCCTCACCACAACATTCTCCAGTCAATCAGTTTGCCAATACCTCAGAAACAAATACCTCGGACAAATCTTTCTCTAAAGACCTCAGTCAGATACTAGTCAATATCAAATCATGTAGATGGCGGCATTTTAGGCCTCGGACATCATCCCTACATGACAGTGACAATGATGAACTCTCCTGTAGAAAATTATATAGGAGTATAAATCGAACAGGAACAGCACAACCTGGGACCCAGACATGCAGTACCTCTACGCAAAGTAAAAGTAGCAGTGGTTCAGCACACTTTG CATTTACAGCCGAACAATACCAGCAACACCAACAGCAGCTGGCTCTAATGCAGAAACAGCAGCTTGCGCAAATTCAGCAACAGCAAGCAAATAGTAATTCCTCCACCAACACTTCACAG AACCTTGCATCTAACCAGCAGAAAAGTGGCTTTCGCCTGAATCTACATCATAGCCATTCTATACAGGGTTTAGAAAGAACATTGCAG GGTTTTATTTCCAAGACTTTGGATTCTGCTAGTGCTCAATTTGCTGCTTCTGCTTTGGTGACGTCAGAACAACTGATGGGATTCAAGATGAAGGATGATGTGGTGCTTGGGATTGGGGTGAATGGTGTCCTTCCAGCCTCAG gaGTATACAAGGGCTTACACCTCAGTAGTACTACACCAACAGCACTTGTACATACAAGTCCATCAACGGCAGGTTCAACTTTGTTACAGCCTTCAAACATGACACAGACTTCAAGTTCCCACAGTGCACTGAGTCATCAagtaactgctgccaattctgcAACAACTCAGGTTCTGATTGGGAACAACATTCGATTAACTGTACCTTCATCAGTTGCCACTGTAAACTCTATTGCCCCCATAAATGCACGACATCTACCCAGGACTTTAAGTGCTGTTCCATCGTCTGCCTTAAAGCTGGCTGCCGCAGCAAACTGTCAAGTTTCCAAGGTTCCATCATCATCCTCTGTAGATTCAGTTCCAAG